From a single Paenibacillus sp. FSL W8-0426 genomic region:
- a CDS encoding AraC family transcriptional regulator — MQASQPLLVWSHSHIHVLDIRHIVRDQGETGAPYRLPANCFLYAVKGEATIHLGDVRRQVERFLILHGTKGSILVIDRVETCFEYYLIFYGATLPELLKQRLLPGKDRQGAYYQSYSVAPVSSSVLLHQVQEMRAAWENQSRDKLQRIRVKSLMYQFVYEVLQQANTSGALLVHDDLVSRAIQYMHANYTRHITLEELAAKLYCSTRHFSRIFKNETGKSPIEYIIHLRIARSKELLVGTDATLQEIAESIGQPDSYYFSKMFKKHVGVSPLRYRTEHRYSPTCPYLPSGMARYDMGDPFLAQYSIDKDYHSYLDAKEGASSMFRNKKWAATMLLCFTVALSACSTGNSGSGGAAGNAADNQSGSVTQQTATTQSASGDTAASQPYQASIETKFGKVDITAEPKRIVALGWGDAETALSLGVEPIGASDWVAFGGDGVGPWLEGSYHTAPTIIGTLEPDYELIASLEPDLILDVKSSGDEERYKRLSEIAPTLGIPEGGDRYKTSSEDQLRMIAKALNKVDEGEALLAQVNDAFAKAASDHPEFAGKTAVVGSYQSSGFGAYVTGSTRIDFMKRLGFVTKQEIEETESANFAIKVADERLEMLDADLTVIVPIGVEPNAVTEQPLFQKIPSVADGRGLVLDRETSRAFSTGSIPALLWTVEHLVPQLADALNGKE; from the coding sequence ATGCAGGCGAGCCAGCCATTGCTCGTTTGGAGCCATTCGCATATCCATGTTTTGGACATCCGCCACATTGTGCGGGATCAGGGGGAAACGGGCGCGCCGTACCGGCTGCCGGCCAATTGCTTTTTGTATGCAGTGAAGGGAGAAGCGACGATCCATCTCGGCGATGTGCGCCGGCAAGTCGAACGCTTCCTTATATTGCACGGTACCAAAGGGAGTATTTTGGTGATAGACCGGGTGGAAACCTGCTTCGAATATTACCTGATCTTTTACGGGGCAACCTTGCCGGAACTGCTGAAGCAGCGGTTGCTGCCAGGCAAGGATCGGCAAGGCGCTTATTATCAAAGCTACAGCGTAGCGCCGGTATCCTCGTCCGTATTGCTGCATCAGGTGCAGGAGATGAGGGCTGCCTGGGAAAACCAGTCCCGGGACAAGCTTCAGCGGATTCGCGTCAAATCGCTCATGTACCAGTTCGTGTACGAGGTTCTGCAGCAGGCCAATACCAGCGGTGCGCTGCTTGTTCACGACGATCTGGTATCCCGGGCCATCCAGTACATGCATGCCAATTATACCCGTCACATCACGCTGGAGGAGCTGGCTGCGAAGCTGTATTGCAGCACGCGCCACTTCTCCCGGATTTTCAAGAACGAGACCGGAAAAAGCCCGATCGAATACATCATTCATCTGCGGATTGCGAGATCGAAGGAGCTGCTGGTCGGCACGGATGCGACGCTTCAGGAAATCGCCGAAAGCATCGGCCAGCCTGACAGTTATTATTTCAGCAAAATGTTCAAAAAACACGTTGGCGTATCCCCTCTGCGCTATCGAACCGAACATAGATATAGCCCCACTTGTCCATATTTGCCATCCGGGATGGCACGATATGACATGGGAGATCCTTTTTTGGCGCAGTACAGTATTGATAAGGATTATCATTCTTATTTAGATGCTAAAGAGGGGGCTTCATCCATGTTCCGCAACAAAAAGTGGGCAGCAACGATGCTGCTTTGTTTTACAGTAGCGCTCAGCGCTTGCTCGACGGGAAATAGTGGTTCGGGCGGAGCGGCCGGGAATGCGGCAGACAACCAAAGCGGGTCCGTCACCCAGCAAACGGCAACAACGCAATCCGCATCAGGGGACACGGCGGCATCCCAGCCTTATCAAGCTTCCATTGAAACCAAATTTGGCAAGGTGGATATTACGGCCGAGCCGAAGCGTATCGTAGCACTGGGGTGGGGAGATGCGGAAACGGCTCTCAGCCTTGGCGTGGAACCGATCGGTGCCAGCGACTGGGTGGCCTTCGGTGGCGACGGCGTAGGGCCTTGGCTGGAGGGCAGTTACCATACAGCACCAACGATCATTGGAACGTTGGAGCCGGACTATGAGCTGATCGCGAGCCTGGAGCCGGATTTGATCCTTGACGTGAAATCGTCCGGGGATGAGGAGCGCTACAAACGTTTGTCCGAGATCGCGCCTACCCTCGGCATTCCGGAAGGAGGGGACCGTTACAAAACATCCTCCGAAGACCAGCTGCGCATGATTGCCAAGGCGCTCAACAAGGTGGATGAAGGCGAAGCGCTGCTGGCCCAGGTCAATGACGCATTTGCGAAAGCGGCGAGCGATCATCCCGAATTTGCCGGCAAAACGGCAGTGGTCGGGTCCTATCAATCCAGCGGGTTCGGGGCGTATGTTACGGGCAGCACGCGCATCGACTTCATGAAACGTCTCGGCTTCGTGACGAAACAGGAGATCGAAGAGACGGAAAGCGCCAACTTTGCGATCAAAGTGGCAGATGAACGCCTCGAGATGCTGGATGCGGACCTGACGGTCATTGTACCGATCGGTGTGGAGCCAAATGCGGTCACCGAGCAACCGCTGTTTCAGAAGATTCCTTCCGTAGCGGATGGCCGGGGATTGGTGCTGGATCGCGAAACATCGCGCGCATTCTCGACGGGAAGCATTCCTGCCTTGCTCTGGACCGTGGAACATCTTGTTCCGCAGCTCGCAGACGCGTTGAACGGGAAGGAGTAA
- a CDS encoding iron chelate uptake ABC transporter family permease subunit, whose protein sequence is MASSSRSMKKGRPEEARHAQNTKAAVTRTAGLLALLILLAGGVVISLMVGAKPLSAVTVWAALTAPDGSYDHTAILEARVPRTVLALAVGSALGLSGALIQAFTRNPLADPGILGVNAGAAFAVAAGIGLFSVTSMTGYMWFAFAGALLATMAVYVISGGAGRVSPTPVQITLAGVAIGAALSGITTVFRMLNSEAFSQMLQWSVGSLARRSLSDLWPVLPFMIVGVLLALAVSPALNAVALGDERAASMGVHIQRTRIICLIAVTLLAGGATAVAGPVGFLGLMVPHCVRWFVGPDQRWIFLYSLVAAPLLLLVSDVLGRVVMPPAEIPVGIITAFLGAPILILLIRRKKASGL, encoded by the coding sequence ATGGCATCATCCAGTCGTTCCATGAAAAAAGGCAGGCCGGAGGAAGCCAGACACGCGCAAAACACGAAAGCGGCAGTGACAAGGACGGCAGGGCTGCTCGCCCTGCTGATCCTGCTCGCGGGCGGCGTGGTGATCAGCCTCATGGTTGGCGCCAAGCCGCTTTCTGCTGTTACCGTATGGGCAGCGTTGACCGCTCCTGACGGAAGTTACGATCATACAGCCATACTGGAGGCACGGGTGCCGCGCACGGTGCTCGCCTTGGCGGTGGGGAGCGCGCTGGGCTTGTCCGGTGCGCTTATTCAAGCTTTTACGCGGAATCCGCTCGCCGATCCGGGCATATTGGGCGTCAACGCCGGGGCAGCGTTCGCCGTTGCGGCTGGAATAGGCCTGTTCTCGGTGACGAGTATGACGGGATACATGTGGTTTGCCTTTGCGGGAGCGCTGCTGGCTACGATGGCTGTGTATGTGATCAGCGGCGGCGCAGGGAGAGTCTCGCCAACGCCGGTGCAGATTACGCTGGCAGGCGTGGCGATCGGGGCGGCGTTAAGCGGGATCACGACCGTGTTTCGCATGCTGAACAGCGAGGCGTTTTCCCAGATGCTGCAATGGAGCGTCGGTTCTCTGGCGAGAAGAAGCCTGAGCGATCTTTGGCCCGTGTTGCCGTTCATGATCGTTGGCGTGCTGCTTGCCCTCGCCGTATCGCCGGCGCTTAATGCCGTGGCTCTTGGAGACGAAAGGGCTGCGTCAATGGGCGTGCACATTCAGCGGACCCGGATCATCTGCCTGATCGCGGTTACCCTTCTGGCTGGCGGAGCCACCGCCGTCGCCGGACCGGTCGGGTTCCTCGGACTGATGGTACCGCACTGCGTGCGCTGGTTCGTCGGTCCGGACCAACGGTGGATTTTCCTCTATTCGCTGGTGGCGGCACCGCTTCTGCTGCTTGTGTCGGATGTCCTTGGCCGGGTCGTTATGCCGCCTGCCGAAATTCCGGTAGGCATCATTACGGCATTTCTCGGCGCACCGATCCTGATTCTGTTGATTCGAAGAAAAAAAGCAAGCGGCCTGTAG
- a CDS encoding iron chelate uptake ABC transporter family permease subunit yields MRPVQAGRREWAVTWPIKIRLGVKALLATLAMLGIVIALGVLSLMVGTMPVSVADVFRAIMGHAEGMVRTVVVEWRLPRAVAAMVFGAALGASGAIFQSLTKNPLGSPDIIGFSSGSYTGALLVLLGTGTVSFAAVASGAILGGIGTAVIVYALAFRGGSKGFRLIIVGIGISAMLGSFNSMLLLRSDPDAAFAAAAWGVGSLNGVSWEQVLPASVVAVVLLLGAMLQTRPLREMELGDDTAKAHGVAVEKSRFLLIATAVALTAVPTAVMGPVSFVALAAPQMAKRLAGASHSLMPAAAMGALMMLGADFAAQRLIRGTVFPVGVVTLSLGGLYLVWLLFMQARKNGSGSGK; encoded by the coding sequence TTGCGACCTGTTCAAGCCGGTCGCCGCGAGTGGGCAGTGACTTGGCCGATCAAGATCAGGCTGGGGGTCAAGGCGCTGCTGGCTACCCTGGCGATGCTCGGCATCGTCATCGCGCTCGGCGTTCTTTCGCTGATGGTGGGCACGATGCCGGTAAGCGTGGCAGATGTGTTTCGGGCCATAATGGGCCATGCCGAGGGTATGGTGCGGACCGTTGTGGTGGAGTGGAGGCTGCCCAGAGCCGTTGCCGCCATGGTGTTTGGCGCAGCGCTCGGAGCGAGCGGGGCGATCTTCCAGTCGCTGACCAAAAATCCGCTCGGATCGCCAGACATCATCGGGTTCAGCTCCGGTTCTTATACGGGGGCGCTGCTGGTGCTGCTGGGCACGGGAACCGTATCCTTTGCGGCTGTAGCTTCAGGAGCGATTCTGGGCGGAATCGGCACGGCCGTGATCGTGTATGCATTGGCTTTTCGCGGGGGCTCCAAGGGATTTCGCCTGATCATTGTCGGGATCGGCATATCCGCCATGCTGGGCAGCTTCAACTCCATGCTGCTTCTGCGCAGCGACCCGGATGCGGCGTTTGCGGCCGCGGCGTGGGGCGTCGGTTCATTGAACGGCGTTAGTTGGGAGCAGGTGCTGCCTGCATCGGTTGTGGCGGTTGTGCTTCTTTTGGGTGCGATGTTACAGACAAGGCCTTTGCGAGAAATGGAGCTGGGGGACGATACGGCCAAAGCGCATGGCGTTGCGGTGGAAAAAAGCCGTTTTCTGCTCATTGCCACGGCTGTGGCCTTGACGGCCGTGCCGACGGCAGTGATGGGCCCGGTATCCTTCGTTGCGCTGGCTGCGCCGCAGATGGCCAAAAGGCTTGCCGGAGCATCGCACAGCTTGATGCCTGCCGCAGCCATGGGTGCATTGATGATGCTGGGCGCCGATTTTGCGGCGCAGCGGCTGATACGCGGAACGGTGTTTCCGGTCGGCGTTGTAACGTTGTCGCTGGGCGGATTGTATCTGGTGTGGCTGCTGTTCATGCAGGCGAGAAAAAATGGGTCCGGTTCAGGCAAGTAG
- a CDS encoding ABC transporter ATP-binding protein, with protein sequence MTISEHIKTGHGAAAASPLRAETLSVQYDKRTIIESLSVTIPLNSFTVIIGPNACGKSTLLRALSGLLKPERGHVMLDGKELATYKAKEVARRLGLLPQTAIAPDGIAVADLVARGRYPHQSIFRQWTEADEQIVAGAMEATGTSSLAGRLVDELSGGQRQRVWVAMALAQQTPLLLLDEPTTFLDIAHQIELMELFTELNADGHTLVAVLHDLNHAARYATHLIAMKDGAIVAQGDPRDIVTEALVEEVFDLPCKVIEDPVTGTPLVVPVGKRRA encoded by the coding sequence ATGACAATTTCCGAACATATAAAAACGGGACACGGCGCGGCGGCTGCCTCGCCACTGCGGGCCGAAACGTTAAGTGTCCAATATGACAAACGCACGATCATCGAAAGCCTGTCGGTCACGATCCCGCTGAATTCGTTCACGGTCATCATCGGTCCGAATGCCTGTGGAAAGTCCACGCTGCTGCGGGCGCTGTCCGGCCTGCTGAAGCCGGAGCGCGGGCATGTGATGCTGGACGGGAAGGAGCTTGCGACGTATAAAGCGAAAGAGGTCGCCCGCCGATTGGGGCTGCTGCCCCAGACGGCCATCGCCCCTGACGGCATTGCGGTAGCCGATCTGGTTGCTCGTGGCCGATATCCGCACCAGAGCATTTTCAGGCAGTGGACGGAAGCAGATGAACAGATTGTTGCAGGGGCCATGGAAGCTACGGGCACGAGCAGCCTGGCTGGGCGGCTGGTGGACGAACTCTCCGGCGGCCAGCGCCAGCGAGTATGGGTCGCGATGGCCTTGGCGCAGCAAACGCCATTGCTGCTGCTGGACGAACCGACGACGTTTCTGGACATCGCGCATCAGATCGAGCTGATGGAACTGTTCACGGAGCTGAACGCGGACGGGCATACGCTGGTGGCGGTGCTGCATGATTTGAATCATGCGGCCAGATACGCCACACATCTCATCGCCATGAAAGACGGCGCCATTGTGGCGCAGGGAGATCCGCGGGACATCGTGACCGAGGCGCTGGTCGAGGAAGTGTTCGATTTACCTTGCAAAGTCATCGAGGATCCGGTGACGGGCACGCCGCTCGTCGTGCCTGTTGGCAAACGTCGGGCGTAA
- a CDS encoding ABC transporter ATP-binding protein — protein sequence MLRVEQVSHAFRNAKESVPVLQDINLTVEKGTMVALLGSSGSGKSTLLNLMAGLMKPDQGKIWIADQDIVRLGENRLAEFRRSHIGFIFQSYELLSNLTVRENVELPLVFMGVSPSKRKAKALSLLEQVGLAPKAALFPSQLSGGQQQRVSIARSLITEPSVIFADEPTGNLDTETEEEIITILQRLNREMQTTFVIVTHEAEVAEQMQVVLTLQQGRLVRETVQQAGVKEK from the coding sequence ATGTTACGGGTAGAACAGGTATCGCACGCATTTCGCAACGCCAAGGAAAGTGTGCCGGTGCTTCAGGATATCAACCTCACGGTGGAAAAGGGAACGATGGTTGCGCTTCTCGGCAGCTCGGGCTCCGGCAAATCAACCCTGCTTAACTTGATGGCCGGGCTGATGAAGCCGGACCAAGGCAAGATCTGGATCGCCGATCAGGATATCGTGCGGCTGGGCGAGAACCGGCTGGCCGAGTTCCGGCGCAGTCATATCGGTTTTATTTTCCAGTCGTATGAACTGCTGTCCAACCTGACGGTACGCGAAAATGTGGAGCTTCCGCTTGTGTTTATGGGTGTAAGCCCATCCAAGCGCAAAGCCAAAGCGTTAAGCCTGCTGGAACAGGTGGGGCTCGCCCCCAAGGCTGCTCTGTTCCCCTCCCAGCTATCCGGCGGACAGCAGCAGCGCGTCAGCATCGCGCGTTCGCTCATTACCGAGCCGTCGGTTATTTTTGCCGATGAGCCGACAGGGAATTTGGATACGGAGACGGAGGAAGAGATCATTACCATTTTGCAGCGGTTGAATCGGGAAATGCAGACTACGTTCGTCATCGTGACCCATGAGGCGGAAGTCGCTGAACAGATGCAGGTCGTGCTGACGCTTCAGCAGGGACGTCTCGTTCGCGAAACCGTGCAGCAAGCCGGAGTAAAGGAGAAGTAA
- a CDS encoding ABC transporter permease, with protein MRIWDVTRMAWGQIVRRKVVTLLCMIGLSIGSAAMIIALSVGQSIQAYSEQTLNANYKMDEITVTPNEGIRTGGASRQTSTFERGALTPEKIGIIQRLPHVIAVAPMLKLDMVEMVLPDGRSSYVEAIGTELGTLGGFGYKYAQGSGAAGGGRTAVASYGATFGLVDPKVTQKLFEQLNNDPYNNDLLQQYMEMASKQDKLVQERVQFRYEDMANPGKSKTSGSVRVTGELAQPTNMSGESAQNDKKIYMPLDTARALQDELGMQRADGKAAARLNSALVKVEDKRYVAQVEQQIQKLMLNTESNLFQEEALAGQLAMYQKAAIGIGGFIMVLASLSIIVAMIMSTHQRRKQIGVMKVLGANLWQVRQMFIAEAAMLGLMGGLAGVGIAFAALGGVNGLLESQMADQQNGPMTVIIQQSALPQGILFAVLVGIVSGIYPAISASRTNALSVIKSG; from the coding sequence GTGAGAATTTGGGATGTAACCCGCATGGCATGGGGGCAAATCGTTCGCAGGAAAGTGGTGACCCTGCTCTGCATGATCGGCTTGTCCATCGGCTCGGCCGCAATGATCATTGCGCTCAGCGTAGGGCAATCCATTCAGGCGTATAGCGAGCAAACGCTAAATGCGAATTACAAGATGGACGAAATCACGGTCACGCCGAATGAAGGCATTCGCACCGGCGGCGCGAGCCGCCAGACCTCGACGTTTGAACGGGGCGCGTTGACGCCGGAGAAAATCGGAATTATCCAGCGGCTCCCGCACGTCATCGCCGTAGCTCCAATGCTGAAGCTGGACATGGTGGAGATGGTACTGCCCGACGGACGAAGCTCTTATGTGGAGGCGATCGGCACGGAGCTCGGGACGCTGGGCGGATTCGGATACAAGTATGCGCAGGGAAGCGGAGCGGCGGGTGGCGGACGAACAGCCGTTGCAAGTTACGGGGCAACATTCGGACTCGTCGACCCCAAAGTGACGCAAAAATTGTTCGAGCAGTTGAACAACGATCCATATAACAACGACCTGCTCCAGCAATACATGGAGATGGCGTCCAAGCAGGACAAGCTCGTGCAGGAACGGGTGCAATTCAGGTACGAGGATATGGCGAATCCCGGCAAAAGCAAAACAAGCGGCTCCGTGCGGGTGACCGGGGAGCTGGCTCAGCCAACGAACATGAGCGGCGAAAGCGCCCAGAACGATAAAAAAATATATATGCCGCTCGATACGGCGCGTGCGCTGCAGGATGAGCTCGGCATGCAGCGGGCGGACGGAAAGGCCGCCGCCCGCCTGAATTCCGCCTTGGTCAAAGTCGAGGACAAACGTTATGTTGCCCAAGTGGAACAACAGATCCAGAAGCTGATGCTGAATACGGAAAGCAACCTGTTCCAGGAAGAGGCTTTGGCAGGCCAACTCGCGATGTACCAGAAGGCAGCCATCGGCATCGGCGGCTTCATCATGGTGCTGGCGTCTTTGTCGATCATCGTGGCGATGATCATGTCGACCCACCAACGCCGCAAACAGATCGGCGTAATGAAGGTGCTGGGCGCCAATCTGTGGCAGGTACGCCAGATGTTCATTGCCGAGGCAGCCATGCTTGGACTGATGGGCGGCTTGGCCGGCGTAGGCATCGCGTTTGCCGCGCTTGGCGGCGTGAACGGCCTGCTGGAAAGCCAGATGGCCGACCAGCAGAACGGGCCGATGACGGTGATCATTCAGCAGTCGGCCTTGCCGCAGGGCATTTTGTTTGCCGTCCTGGTAGGCATCGTTTCGGGCATCTACCCGGCCATCAGCGCGTCACGAACCAATGCGCTTAGCGTGATCAAGTCAGGATGA
- a CDS encoding efflux RND transporter periplasmic adaptor subunit → MKKWINVIVTVAIMAGAGYWLYEKYKPQPEAPIEVPPPITFEVTRQTMTQTIQVKGKSVYTDQTDVFAPYAASIKQWNVKNGQQVKKGDVLFTLDTSTLQTEVQQLQSDLEKAKLEIEINQVTMDQADMSASLGVTEEERKKAFADRESKRMTNELNQKAIALKEQEIQKKQEVIGRATVYAPASGIFQLNDSDTKTRMVSEGQSVGSITNTSKLQFVAVIGEEELFTLKPGMPVKVRMTANKEPEFTGKVSKVSKFARKGSDADLKQASQFDIVIDLKPDARMYGGVSLEGEIETARKDKATVVSSLAIMRDQAEPYVLLDKGNGQTEPRTVKTGMESGDQTEVISGLKPGDMVVLP, encoded by the coding sequence ATGAAAAAATGGATCAACGTCATCGTAACCGTGGCGATTATGGCAGGGGCGGGTTACTGGCTATATGAGAAATACAAACCGCAGCCGGAGGCTCCCATCGAGGTTCCGCCGCCGATTACGTTCGAAGTGACCCGGCAAACGATGACCCAGACGATACAGGTAAAAGGAAAGTCGGTCTACACGGACCAGACGGACGTTTTTGCGCCATACGCCGCAAGCATCAAACAATGGAACGTGAAGAACGGGCAGCAGGTGAAGAAAGGAGACGTGCTGTTTACGCTGGATACTTCGACGCTTCAAACGGAGGTCCAGCAGCTGCAAAGCGATCTGGAGAAGGCGAAGCTGGAAATCGAAATCAATCAGGTGACCATGGATCAAGCCGACATGAGCGCATCGCTCGGCGTAACCGAGGAAGAACGCAAAAAGGCGTTTGCCGACCGGGAGAGTAAACGCATGACCAATGAGCTGAACCAGAAAGCAATCGCCTTGAAAGAACAGGAAATACAGAAGAAGCAAGAGGTCATCGGCAGGGCGACCGTGTACGCTCCGGCATCGGGCATCTTTCAGTTGAACGATTCCGACACGAAGACCCGCATGGTCAGCGAAGGCCAGTCCGTAGGCAGCATCACGAACACGTCCAAGCTGCAATTCGTGGCGGTCATCGGCGAAGAGGAACTGTTTACGCTCAAACCCGGCATGCCGGTAAAGGTCCGCATGACGGCCAATAAAGAGCCGGAGTTCACGGGCAAGGTGAGCAAGGTATCCAAATTCGCCCGCAAAGGCTCCGACGCCGACCTCAAGCAGGCATCCCAGTTCGATATCGTCATTGACCTGAAGCCGGATGCCCGGATGTATGGCGGAGTCAGTCTTGAGGGAGAGATCGAAACGGCGCGCAAGGACAAAGCCACCGTCGTTTCAAGCCTCGCCATCATGCGCGATCAAGCCGAACCTTACGTGCTGCTCGACAAAGGAAACGGGCAGACCGAGCCGCGAACCGTGAAAACCGGCATGGAGTCGGGGGACCAGACCGAAGTGATTAGCGGATTGAAGCCGGGGGATATGGTGGTTTTACCTTAA
- a CDS encoding glycoside hydrolase family 6 protein: MAKRKTIPGSPAGRKKLFRKSVKQVLAGALLAAGIFPGMTADTIRAAEAHVDNPFVGATAYVNQDYSALVDTSIAQTSDTALKAKMETVKSYPTAVWVDRIAAIYGGADNAGRKSVEQHLDAVLAQKQPGVPITATFVIYNLPGRDCHALASNGELPLTQAALQTYKTEYIDVLADIFADPKYQDIRIVAVIEPDSLPNLVTNLSTPACAQASSTGIYEEGVQYAINKLHAIPNVYNYLDIGHSGWLGWDNNRTGAITLYTDVVQGTTSGLNSVDGFITNTANTTPLHEPNLPNPDLNIGGQPIRSSDFYEWNPYFDETDFTAALYNGFVQAGWPSSIGFLIDTSRNGWGGPNRPSTASGSNINTYVDSGRVDRRDHRGNWCNNSGAGIGQPPQAAPGAAHLDAYVWVKPPGESDGSSSAIPNDEGKGFDRMCDPTFVTRDGVLTGALPNAPISGHWFHDQFVMLVQNAFPVIPASNGGGSTPGNGETAPSAPASLTATAGNGQVTLSWSASSGATSYHVKRATNASGPYATVAANVTAASYTDTGLTNGTTYHYVVSAVNAAGESSPSVAATATPQSVVVPTCDLVVQYHAGDTNAADNQIKPYFNIKNTGNTAVNLSDLKLRYYFTKEGSAAMDSAIDYAQIGGSNIQRTFADGYVELSFTAGAGSIPAGGQSGDIQLRMYKTDWSNFDETDDYSYDPTKASYQDWSKVTLYKDGSLVWGIEP; this comes from the coding sequence ATGGCAAAGAGGAAAACGATACCGGGAAGCCCGGCGGGAAGGAAAAAGCTGTTCCGCAAGAGCGTCAAACAAGTGCTTGCAGGAGCTTTGCTGGCTGCGGGCATCTTCCCGGGCATGACTGCGGACACGATCCGGGCAGCGGAGGCGCATGTGGACAATCCGTTCGTAGGTGCCACCGCGTACGTCAATCAGGATTATTCGGCCCTGGTGGACACGTCGATTGCACAGACGTCCGACACGGCGCTCAAAGCCAAGATGGAAACGGTAAAATCGTATCCGACCGCCGTCTGGGTCGATCGCATCGCGGCAATCTATGGCGGTGCCGACAATGCGGGCCGCAAAAGCGTGGAGCAGCATCTGGACGCGGTCCTCGCGCAGAAGCAGCCCGGCGTGCCGATTACGGCCACGTTTGTCATCTATAACCTGCCTGGCCGGGATTGCCACGCGCTGGCCTCCAACGGCGAGCTGCCTTTGACGCAGGCTGCGCTTCAAACGTACAAAACGGAGTACATTGATGTGCTCGCCGATATTTTTGCAGACCCGAAATACCAGGATATCCGCATCGTCGCGGTCATTGAGCCGGACAGCTTGCCGAACCTGGTCACCAACCTGAGCACGCCGGCCTGCGCGCAAGCGAGTTCCACCGGCATCTATGAAGAGGGCGTGCAATACGCGATCAATAAACTTCATGCCATTCCAAACGTATACAACTATCTGGACATTGGCCATTCCGGCTGGCTCGGCTGGGACAACAACCGTACAGGAGCCATTACGCTCTATACCGATGTTGTGCAAGGAACGACGTCCGGCTTGAACAGCGTGGACGGCTTCATTACCAACACGGCCAACACCACGCCGCTGCATGAGCCGAACCTGCCGAACCCGGATCTGAACATTGGCGGCCAGCCGATCCGTTCATCCGATTTCTACGAATGGAATCCGTATTTTGACGAAACCGATTTTACCGCCGCCCTCTATAACGGGTTTGTGCAGGCAGGCTGGCCAAGCAGCATCGGCTTCCTGATCGATACGAGCCGCAACGGCTGGGGCGGGCCGAATCGGCCTTCCACCGCGTCGGGCAGCAATATCAACACCTACGTCGACTCCGGACGCGTCGATCGCCGCGACCATCGGGGCAACTGGTGCAACAACAGCGGGGCAGGCATCGGCCAGCCGCCGCAGGCAGCACCGGGGGCCGCTCATCTGGACGCCTATGTATGGGTCAAGCCTCCGGGCGAGTCGGACGGTTCCAGCTCCGCCATTCCGAACGATGAAGGCAAGGGCTTCGACCGGATGTGCGATCCCACGTTCGTCACGCGGGACGGCGTTCTGACGGGCGCGCTGCCGAATGCACCGATTTCCGGGCACTGGTTCCATGACCAATTCGTTATGCTCGTGCAGAACGCGTTTCCGGTGATCCCGGCGAGCAATGGCGGCGGATCTACGCCGGGCAACGGCGAAACCGCGCCTTCGGCACCTGCATCATTGACGGCGACTGCCGGCAACGGTCAAGTGACTTTAAGCTGGAGTGCGTCTTCCGGAGCAACGAGTTATCATGTAAAACGCGCGACGAATGCATCGGGACCATACGCAACGGTGGCCGCGAACGTGACTGCAGCATCGTACACGGATACGGGCCTGACCAATGGTACGACGTACCATTACGTGGTGAGCGCGGTGAATGCGGCAGGCGAGAGCAGCCCTTCCGTCGCCGCGACGGCAACGCCGCAGAGCGTGGTCGTTCCCACATGTGATCTGGTGGTGCAATACCATGCAGGAGATACCAATGCGGCCGATAATCAGATCAAACCCTATTTCAATATCAAAAATACGGGAAATACGGCCGTAAACCTGAGCGACTTGAAGCTTCGCTATTACTTTACGAAAGAAGGCAGCGCCGCGATGGATTCAGCCATCGATTATGCCCAGATCGGAGGCAGCAACATCCAGCGCACGTTTGCGGATGGGTATGTGGAGCTCAGCTTCACGGCAGGGGCAGGCAGCATTCCTGCTGGCGGACAATCGGGGGATATCCAGCTGCGGATGTACAAAACAGACTGGAGCAATTTTGACGAAACCGACGATTATTCCTACGATCCGACCAAAGCCTCTTATCAAGATTGGAGCAAGGTAACTCTTTATAAAGACGGAAGCCTGGTATGGGGCATTGAGCCTTGA